One Candidatus Paceibacterota bacterium genomic window carries:
- the tgt gene encoding tRNA guanosine(34) transglycosylase Tgt encodes MIEFKILKKSKKSRARLGILKTPHGEIETPALVTVATQASVKTLTSEEAERAGSQLLIANTFHLHLKPGEKIIKSSGGIHEFMNWQKPLMTDSGGFQVFSLGFGRDLGVGKILKYFSGEEKKDIVLKNRQPSSVKITDDGVKFRSPIDGKEFFLGPKESIKIQEQIGADIIFAFDECTPPLSNFEYAKKSLERTHKWAEVCLSNHKTRQALFGIIQGSHFKELREKGSKFINSLGFDGYGIGGDLGKSKSDMKTILDWIVPNLDAQRPRHLLGIGHLEDMIPNIKSGMDTFDCITPTHYARHGTAFTSSGRLDMRQKKFLNTSAGGKKPLDPKCGCEVCQNYTRSYISHLLRAKEITALRLLTFHNLYFFNNYVAEIREKIKAGKL; translated from the coding sequence ATGATTGAATTTAAAATACTTAAAAAATCCAAGAAATCGCGCGCCCGGCTGGGAATTTTAAAAACTCCGCACGGAGAAATAGAAACTCCGGCGCTTGTGACGGTTGCCACGCAGGCGAGCGTAAAAACTTTGACGAGCGAAGAAGCCGAAAGGGCCGGCAGCCAGCTTTTGATTGCCAATACTTTTCATCTGCATTTGAAACCGGGAGAAAAAATCATAAAATCTTCCGGCGGAATTCACGAATTTATGAATTGGCAAAAGCCGCTTATGACAGATTCGGGGGGATTTCAGGTTTTTAGTCTGGGGTTTGGCAGAGATTTGGGAGTGGGAAAAATACTTAAATATTTCAGCGGGGAAGAAAAGAAAGATATTGTTTTAAAAAACAGACAGCCGTCGTCGGTAAAAATAACGGATGACGGCGTAAAGTTTCGTTCGCCGATAGACGGCAAAGAATTTTTTTTGGGACCGAAAGAATCAATAAAAATACAGGAACAAATCGGGGCCGATATTATTTTCGCCTTTGATGAATGCACGCCGCCGCTGTCAAATTTTGAATACGCTAAAAAATCGCTGGAGCGGACGCATAAATGGGCGGAAGTCTGCTTGTCTAACCACAAAACCAGACAGGCGCTTTTTGGCATTATCCAGGGATCTCATTTTAAGGAACTCAGGGAAAAGGGCTCTAAATTTATAAATTCTTTAGGTTTTGACGGATATGGGATTGGCGGCGATTTGGGAAAAAGCAAAAGCGACATGAAAACGATTTTAGACTGGATCGTGCCTAACCTTGACGCTCAGAGACCCCGGCATCTTTTGGGTATCGGTCATCTGGAAGATATGATACCGAACATAAAATCTGGCATGGATACGTTTGACTGCATTACCCCGACTCATTATGCGAGGCACGGAACGGCATTTACGTCGTCGGGCCGTTTGGATATGAGACAGAAAAAATTTTTGAATACGTCAGCCGGCGGAAAAAAACCGCTTGACCCGAAATGCGGCTGCGAGGTTTGCCAAAATTACACCCGCTCTTACATTTCTCATCTTTTGCGCGCGAAAGAAATCACCGCCTTGCGCCTCTTAACTTTCCATAATCTGTATTTTTTCAATAACTATGTCGCGGAAATAAGAGAAAAAATAAAAGCGGGAAAATTGTGA